GCGATGCTCGTCGCGGTAGAGACCGGCGCAGCCGGGCGAGATCCGCCCCTCCGCCTCGACGTTGGTCATCTCGGCGATCACCAGGCCGGCGCCACCCACGGCGCGGCTGCCTAAATGAACGAGATGCCAATCGTTCACCGTGCCGTCCTCTGCCGAGTACTGGCACATCGGCGAGACGACGATGCGGTTCGCGAGCTCCACCCCTCGCGCCGGGAACGGCACGAACGCCGGCGGCCGCGGGGCGGCAGAGCCCGCTGCCGGGTCGAATGCCCGATCGACGCGAGCCACCAGCTTCGGGTCGCGCGCCTTCAGGTTGTCGTAGGTGATGCGCTTCGAGCGCGTCATCAGATTGAAGACGAACGGCACCGGCTCCTGGGCGAGATAGCGGCTCGAGTTCTCGAACCACTCGAGACTGGTCTGGGCAGCGCGCTGGAGCTTCGCGACGTCGATCCGGCGCGCCTCCTCGTAGGCGGCGAGCACCGCCGGGACGTCTGCCGTGCCGAGAGCCTGGAAGGACGCGACGAGCGCGATCGAGTCCTCCATCGCGAGTTTGGTCCCGGAGCCGATCGAGTAGTGCGCCGTGTGCGCGGCGTCGCCCAGAAGGACGACGTTGCCGCGGTGCCAGCGGCCACAGCGCACGGTCGGGAACTGCCGCCAGACGGAGCGATTGGCGAGCAGGCGGTGCCCGTCGAGATGGCGAGCGAAGAGGCGCTCGCAGAACTCGACGGTCGCCGCTTCGCTCGCGCGGTCGAGGCCGGCGCCCTGCCAGGCCGCCTCGCTGCATTCGACGATGAAGGTGCTGCGTCCGGCGGCGAACGGATAGGCGTGGGCCTGAAAGAGCCCGTGCTCCGTCTCCTCGAAGATGAAGGTGAAGGCCGGCAAGCCGAAGTCGGTTCCCAGCCACGAGAAGCGGTTCGGCCGCAGGTCGATCGTCGCCTCGAAGTCGCCGGCGAAGCGCTCGCGCACGGCGCTGTTCACGCCGTCGCAGCCGATCACGAGGTCGGCCGCTGGCAGTTCCGCTCCGGCCGCGAGCTCGCGCTCGAAGCGGATCGTGCAGCCGAGCGTCTGGGCACGCTGCCGCAGGATGGCGAGGAGCTCGGTGCGCGCGATGGCGGCGAAACCGTGTCCTGTCGAGACGATCGTCTCGCCGCGAAACCGCGTCTCGATCTCCGTCCAGGTGCGGAACCGGTCGCGGATCCGGGAGGCGGAGTCGGCGTCGGCGTCATCGAAGAACGACAGCGTCTCGTCGGAGAAGACGACGCCGAACCCGAACGTGTCGTCCGGCCGGTTGCGCTCGAGGATCTCGATTTCGACCTCCGGAAACGCCTTCTTCATCAGGATGCCGAAGTAGAGTCCCGCCGGTCCGCCGCCGATCGCCACGATGCGCATTCCGGGATTCTACGT
This portion of the Thermoanaerobaculia bacterium genome encodes:
- a CDS encoding bifunctional salicylyl-CoA 5-hydroxylase/oxidoreductase: MRIVAIGGGPAGLYFGILMKKAFPEVEIEILERNRPDDTFGFGVVFSDETLSFFDDADADSASRIRDRFRTWTEIETRFRGETIVSTGHGFAAIARTELLAILRQRAQTLGCTIRFERELAAGAELPAADLVIGCDGVNSAVRERFAGDFEATIDLRPNRFSWLGTDFGLPAFTFIFEETEHGLFQAHAYPFAAGRSTFIVECSEAAWQGAGLDRASEAATVEFCERLFARHLDGHRLLANRSVWRQFPTVRCGRWHRGNVVLLGDAAHTAHYSIGSGTKLAMEDSIALVASFQALGTADVPAVLAAYEEARRIDVAKLQRAAQTSLEWFENSSRYLAQEPVPFVFNLMTRSKRITYDNLKARDPKLVARVDRAFDPAAGSAAPRPPAFVPFPARGVELANRIVVSPMCQYSAEDGTVNDWHLVHLGSRAVGGAGLVIAEMTNVEAEGRISPGCAGLYRDEHRAAWKRIVDFTHRHSAAKIGIQLAHAGRKASMHLPWEGADLPLTAAEGAWSTLGPSAEPFRPGAPVPKAMDRADMDRIRTAFVRAARWSAEAGFDWLELHMAHGYLLSSFLSPLSNSRRDDYGGALENRMRYPLEVFSAVREAWPAELPMSVRISATDWMPDGSGFTPDDAVAVARELKRLGCDLIDVSSAGNSPASKPDYGRMYQVPFAEKIRYEAGIPVMAVGAILDVDHANTVLAAGRADLAVMARPHLADPYLTLHAATRYGVDLAWPPQYLAGKPKPAAG